Proteins found in one Colletes latitarsis isolate SP2378_abdomen chromosome 8, iyColLati1, whole genome shotgun sequence genomic segment:
- the LOC143344415 gene encoding putative inorganic phosphate cotransporter isoform X1 encodes MASSRNVRDWLTCRQVLNIMVILGFMLNYMLRVNLTIAIVSMVTPSNDTSHPSGLHPSSDCDGRSIVVASLDNATAITKQPPTTSIIPDTSKHVRLAFHFLFLGSSNNDSMLPQEELEQTRYPWNEYEVNLALGSFFWGYICTELPGGRLAEVVGAKRVFGYSMLVSSAITLFTPLAASYGCIAVAALRAVLGFMLGATWPAIQPMTARWIPPNERSKFVANMMASSLGAAITMPICGFLIASLGWEYVFYVTGIIGLAWNIAWFLLVFDSPAQHPRISMEERRYIEQAIGMTSTNKRLPVPWKSIFLSMPVWAIIITHACSVFGYFTVVNQLPTYMKYILNFNIKQNGLLSSLPYLGKYIFAVAMSSLADYLLRKKKLSVTAIRKIFTTFAVMSPGLLMIVQAYRGCDRVTSVTIFTIALTINGAVTAGYLGNGLDIAPNFSGTIFGMANTLSSLGGFLSSHMVGMITYKNQSYAQWSIIFWILACTYCFGALTFAFFGTGELQKWNNPLESENQKKTNVESVLDHQESIPLNDKSIS; translated from the exons ATGGCGTCCAGCCGGAATGTACGAG ATTGGCTGACGTGCAGACAAGTGCTGAACATCATGGTCATCTTGGGATTCATGTTGAATTACATGTTACGCGTGAATCTGACGATCGCCATCGTGTCGATGGTGACTCCCAGCAACGACACGTCGCATCCCAGCGGACTGCATCCGTCGAGCGATTGCGACGGTCGAAGTATCGTCGTCGCTTCACTCGATAATGCTACGGCGATCACCAAACAACCACCTACGACCTCCATCATCCCCGACACATCGAAACATGTACGCCTTGCCTTTCATTTCTTGTTCCTCGGTTCAAGCAATAACGATTCCATGTTACCGCAGGAAGAGTTGGAGCAGACGAGGTATCCGTGGAACGAATACGAAGTAAATCTCGCATTGGGAAGCTTCTTCTGGGGCTACATATGCACGGAGCTGCCAGGTGGAAGACTCGCGGAAGTCGTAGGCGCGAAAAGAGTGTTTGGATACAGCATGCTGGTGTCCAGTGCTATAACGTTGTTCACCCCGTTGGCAGCAAGCTACGGTTGCATAGCAGTCGCTGCTCTGAGGGCCGTTCTTGGATTCATGTTG GGAGCTACTTGGCCCGCCATTCAACCGATGACCGCTCGATGGATTCCACCGAACGAGCGCAGCAAGTTTGTCGCCAACATGATGG CTTCGTCGCTCGGTGCTGCGATAACTATGCCGATTTGTGGATTCCTGATCGCCTCGTTGGGATGGGAATACGTCTTTTACGTAACTGGAATCATCGGTCTCGCGTGGAACATAGCCTGGTTTCTTTTGGTATTCGATTCTCCCGCCCAGCATCCCAGAATCTCCATGGAAGAACGACGATACATCGAACAAGCGATCGGCATGACTTCCACGAACAAA CGTCTACCCGTTCCATGGAAATCTATTTTCCTTTCAATGCCTGTTTGGGCCATCATAATCACTCACGCGTGCAGCGTTTTCGGATACTTCACCGTCGTCAATCAATTGCCCACTTACATGAAGTACATTTTGAACTTTAACATTAAACAG AATGGACTGTTGTCGTCGTTACCCTACCTCGGTAAATACATCTTCGCCGTGGCCATGTCCTCGTTGGCCGACTATCTGCTCAGGAAGAAGAAGCTGTCGGTAACGGCAATTCGAAAAATTTTCACCACCTTCG CCGTGATGAGTCCAGGACTGCTGATGATCGTGCAGGCTTATCGTGGATGCGATCGCGTAACGTCGGTGACGATCTTCACCATCGCCCTGACCATCAATGGCGCCGTGACGGCGGGTTATCTGGGGAACGGTTTGGACATCGCACCCAACTTCTCGGGAACTATTTTCGGCATGGCGAACACGCTCAGCTCTCTAGGCGGATTCCTAAGCAGCCACATGGTCGGCATGATAACTTACAAGAATCAGAGCTACGCTCAATGGAGCATCATCTTTTGGATCCTGGCGTGCACGTATTGCTTCGGTGCGctgacgttcgcgtttttcggcaCCGGAGAGTTGCAGAAATGGAACAATCCCTTGGAGAGTGAGAATCAAAAGAAAACGAACGTCGAAAGTGTTTTGGACCACCAAGAATCCATACCCTTGAACGACAAAAGTATATCCTAA
- the LOC143344415 gene encoding putative inorganic phosphate cotransporter isoform X2 has protein sequence MASSRNVRDWLTCRQVLNIMVILGFMLNYMLRVNLTIAIVSMVTPSNDTSHPSGLHPSSDCDGRSIVVASLDNATAITKQPPTTSIIPDTSKHEELEQTRYPWNEYEVNLALGSFFWGYICTELPGGRLAEVVGAKRVFGYSMLVSSAITLFTPLAASYGCIAVAALRAVLGFMLGATWPAIQPMTARWIPPNERSKFVANMMASSLGAAITMPICGFLIASLGWEYVFYVTGIIGLAWNIAWFLLVFDSPAQHPRISMEERRYIEQAIGMTSTNKRLPVPWKSIFLSMPVWAIIITHACSVFGYFTVVNQLPTYMKYILNFNIKQNGLLSSLPYLGKYIFAVAMSSLADYLLRKKKLSVTAIRKIFTTFAVMSPGLLMIVQAYRGCDRVTSVTIFTIALTINGAVTAGYLGNGLDIAPNFSGTIFGMANTLSSLGGFLSSHMVGMITYKNQSYAQWSIIFWILACTYCFGALTFAFFGTGELQKWNNPLESENQKKTNVESVLDHQESIPLNDKSIS, from the exons ATGGCGTCCAGCCGGAATGTACGAG ATTGGCTGACGTGCAGACAAGTGCTGAACATCATGGTCATCTTGGGATTCATGTTGAATTACATGTTACGCGTGAATCTGACGATCGCCATCGTGTCGATGGTGACTCCCAGCAACGACACGTCGCATCCCAGCGGACTGCATCCGTCGAGCGATTGCGACGGTCGAAGTATCGTCGTCGCTTCACTCGATAATGCTACGGCGATCACCAAACAACCACCTACGACCTCCATCATCCCCGACACATCGAAACAT GAAGAGTTGGAGCAGACGAGGTATCCGTGGAACGAATACGAAGTAAATCTCGCATTGGGAAGCTTCTTCTGGGGCTACATATGCACGGAGCTGCCAGGTGGAAGACTCGCGGAAGTCGTAGGCGCGAAAAGAGTGTTTGGATACAGCATGCTGGTGTCCAGTGCTATAACGTTGTTCACCCCGTTGGCAGCAAGCTACGGTTGCATAGCAGTCGCTGCTCTGAGGGCCGTTCTTGGATTCATGTTG GGAGCTACTTGGCCCGCCATTCAACCGATGACCGCTCGATGGATTCCACCGAACGAGCGCAGCAAGTTTGTCGCCAACATGATGG CTTCGTCGCTCGGTGCTGCGATAACTATGCCGATTTGTGGATTCCTGATCGCCTCGTTGGGATGGGAATACGTCTTTTACGTAACTGGAATCATCGGTCTCGCGTGGAACATAGCCTGGTTTCTTTTGGTATTCGATTCTCCCGCCCAGCATCCCAGAATCTCCATGGAAGAACGACGATACATCGAACAAGCGATCGGCATGACTTCCACGAACAAA CGTCTACCCGTTCCATGGAAATCTATTTTCCTTTCAATGCCTGTTTGGGCCATCATAATCACTCACGCGTGCAGCGTTTTCGGATACTTCACCGTCGTCAATCAATTGCCCACTTACATGAAGTACATTTTGAACTTTAACATTAAACAG AATGGACTGTTGTCGTCGTTACCCTACCTCGGTAAATACATCTTCGCCGTGGCCATGTCCTCGTTGGCCGACTATCTGCTCAGGAAGAAGAAGCTGTCGGTAACGGCAATTCGAAAAATTTTCACCACCTTCG CCGTGATGAGTCCAGGACTGCTGATGATCGTGCAGGCTTATCGTGGATGCGATCGCGTAACGTCGGTGACGATCTTCACCATCGCCCTGACCATCAATGGCGCCGTGACGGCGGGTTATCTGGGGAACGGTTTGGACATCGCACCCAACTTCTCGGGAACTATTTTCGGCATGGCGAACACGCTCAGCTCTCTAGGCGGATTCCTAAGCAGCCACATGGTCGGCATGATAACTTACAAGAATCAGAGCTACGCTCAATGGAGCATCATCTTTTGGATCCTGGCGTGCACGTATTGCTTCGGTGCGctgacgttcgcgtttttcggcaCCGGAGAGTTGCAGAAATGGAACAATCCCTTGGAGAGTGAGAATCAAAAGAAAACGAACGTCGAAAGTGTTTTGGACCACCAAGAATCCATACCCTTGAACGACAAAAGTATATCCTAA